One Candidatus Delongbacteria bacterium genomic window carries:
- a CDS encoding lamin tail domain-containing protein, with protein MRVSPVLLLLVSGRLLSAGILISEVMVDPLGPEASDEFVELVNTGPDSVDLADWSLREGNSQDRLLFDGTSRLAPDAWLLILDPAYAGSFDSLLHPGTLLARLDNSTFGNGGLGNSGGEWLELLDPSGQPVDGMLTRQTEPGFSLERLALLAFCDSCFNQSNRVGGTPGYRNSRQRAALALCIQSLDTRQIDLLACGEQGFRGDLWVTLAERRLSFPDLDLEPGDNFSLELPRLDWGQNPVSIVSQDSHGEESRLLDSLLWNPDSPAGRGLWLSELQPAGPGGEDWIELEAAEVVWLDGLALDWGRGPLHLSGRLDPGQFLLVGRSPADAALTARRQDISLSLNASSGQLRLLKPDGDPLEGLDWDADQLRPGASLERSQARLPAGLAANWGPCVLPVGHTAGSANSRSPQELSGGRGVQFSTGSLTPGTGPPLTVRLNNPAGAHQASVACWNLDGRLCRVLLPWGSLPAQWSLIWDGTDDAGRHLRPGVYLIQIRGSSLNAVKPLVIRP; from the coding sequence ATGCGCGTTTCACCTGTCCTGCTCCTGCTCGTGTCCGGGCGCCTGCTCTCGGCAGGCATTCTGATCTCCGAAGTGATGGTGGATCCCCTTGGCCCTGAAGCCAGCGACGAGTTCGTCGAGCTGGTCAACACGGGTCCCGACAGCGTGGATCTTGCCGACTGGAGTCTGCGCGAAGGCAACAGTCAGGATCGGCTGCTTTTCGACGGCACCTCACGACTGGCGCCCGATGCCTGGCTGCTGATTCTGGATCCGGCCTACGCGGGCTCCTTTGACAGTCTGCTGCATCCGGGCACCCTGCTGGCCCGGCTGGACAATTCCACCTTCGGCAATGGCGGTCTGGGCAATTCCGGGGGGGAATGGCTCGAGCTGCTGGATCCGTCCGGTCAGCCCGTGGACGGCATGCTGACCCGCCAGACCGAGCCCGGGTTTTCCCTGGAACGGCTGGCCCTGCTGGCATTCTGCGATTCCTGTTTCAACCAGTCCAACCGCGTGGGCGGCACGCCGGGGTATCGGAACAGCCGGCAGCGTGCCGCTCTGGCGCTTTGCATCCAGTCTCTGGACACGCGCCAGATTGACCTGCTGGCCTGTGGAGAACAGGGCTTCCGGGGAGACTTGTGGGTGACTCTGGCGGAGCGTCGGCTGAGTTTTCCGGATCTGGATCTGGAGCCGGGAGACAACTTCTCGCTGGAGCTTCCCCGGCTGGACTGGGGCCAGAATCCTGTCTCGATCGTCAGCCAGGACTCGCATGGCGAGGAGAGTCGGCTGCTGGACAGCTTGCTCTGGAATCCGGACTCACCGGCGGGCAGGGGGCTCTGGCTGAGTGAACTCCAGCCAGCGGGACCGGGCGGAGAGGACTGGATCGAACTGGAAGCCGCTGAAGTGGTATGGCTGGACGGGCTGGCGCTGGACTGGGGGCGAGGCCCGCTGCACCTCAGCGGTCGTCTTGACCCCGGGCAGTTCCTGCTGGTCGGACGAAGCCCCGCGGACGCCGCTTTGACCGCCCGGCGTCAGGACATATCGCTGTCCCTGAATGCGAGTTCCGGGCAGCTGCGTTTGCTCAAACCCGATGGTGACCCGCTTGAAGGCCTGGACTGGGACGCGGACCAACTGCGTCCCGGAGCCAGCCTCGAACGTAGCCAGGCCCGTCTGCCCGCGGGGCTGGCTGCCAACTGGGGGCCCTGTGTGCTGCCTGTCGGGCACACGGCAGGCAGCGCGAACAGCCGCAGTCCACAGGAACTGTCCGGTGGTCGGGGAGTCCAGTTCTCCACTGGGTCGCTGACACCGGGCACGGGCCCGCCCCTGACGGTGCGCCTGAACAATCCGGCAGGCGCTCATCAGGCCAGTGTGGCCTGCTGGAATCTGGATGGGCGGCTGTGCCGTGTCCTCTTGCCCTGGGGCTCGCTTCCGGCTCAATGGTCCCTGATCTGGGACGGAACGGATGACGCGGGGCGCCATCTTCGCCCGGGTGTGTATCTGATCCAGATCCGGGGGTCTTCATTGAATGCGGTCAAGCCTCTGGTGATCCGTCCCTGA
- a CDS encoding RNA polymerase sigma factor produces MDEQTLISLAQNGDAAAFESLLKRYDERIMGLIMGFVKNRNDAQDVYQEVFLRVWTSLPRFRQESSFFTWVYRIAVNRCISLCEQRTRRDKLHVQPRTGDDDEDGDWLDRLAVADDGREEEERQDRLERIWRCAGDLNSRQQMVLTLRFRHGLKLKDIAEILEMPEGTVKILTFRAVRRIRQQLEEAPS; encoded by the coding sequence TTGGACGAACAGACCCTGATCAGCCTGGCCCAGAACGGCGACGCCGCGGCCTTCGAATCACTCCTGAAGCGTTACGACGAGCGCATCATGGGACTGATCATGGGTTTCGTGAAGAACCGCAATGACGCCCAGGACGTGTATCAGGAAGTGTTTCTGCGGGTCTGGACCAGTCTGCCGCGATTCCGGCAGGAGTCCAGTTTCTTCACCTGGGTCTACCGAATTGCCGTGAACCGCTGCATCAGCCTTTGCGAGCAGCGCACCCGGCGGGACAAGCTGCACGTGCAACCCCGCACGGGAGATGACGACGAAGATGGCGACTGGCTGGACCGACTGGCCGTCGCCGATGACGGACGCGAGGAGGAAGAACGGCAGGACAGGCTCGAGCGGATCTGGCGCTGTGCCGGAGACCTCAACAGCCGCCAGCAGATGGTGCTGACCCTGCGCTTCCGCCATGGGCTGAAGTTGAAAGACATTGCCGAGATCCTGGAGATGCCCGAAGGAACCGTCAAGATCCTGACGTTCCGGGCCGTCAGACGCATCCGGCAGCAACTTGAAGAGGCTCCCTCATGA